A genomic region of Brienomyrus brachyistius isolate T26 chromosome 6, BBRACH_0.4, whole genome shotgun sequence contains the following coding sequences:
- the LOC125744675 gene encoding ral GTPase-activating protein subunit beta-like isoform X1 translates to MYSEWRSLHLALQSDQGHLSVLHTYPPTVGREVANTVVRPLGATLSTPGSESILKTDKEVKWTMEVLCYGLSLPLEGDTVKLCVDVYTEWMMALVDPRNSIPQPIINEPNLYVQTILKHLHNLFLPRQEPSSPIHFRLCQQVLSAVQMLAKQSSSMVRETWEVLLLFLLRICDTLLAPPTVAGGIAENLAGKLIGVLFEVWLLASARCFPTPPYWKTAREMLANWRHHPPVVEQWNKVICALTSRLLRFTYGPSFPPFKVPEDDASKIPTEMDDDCVAQTWLRFLHMLSNPVDLSNPAIISTTPKFQEQFLNVSGVPQEIVQHPCLKQLPQIFFRAMRGISFLVDAFLGVAASKSETCDHLPSYDTLSSSLSPSGVTVSRTFVRTRLPSLGFVTSRNNFRERLPYGISRPRSDSAPPTPVNRLSMPPPPSAINTTPPHSRRHRTTIVNKTTSKASTGTTAHPPKVSHPTTSSSPLSSPNQTNAEPRPLPAPSRPKVNSILNLFGQWLFDASLVHCKLHDGFNRDNTMTALATQAGLEFRRKGSQISTDTMVSNPMFDTNEFPENYESGRAEACGTVCRIFCSKRTGEEILPVYLSRFYMVLVQGLQISDFICRPVLASIILNSTSLFCSDLKGVNVVVPYFISALETILPDRELSKFKSYVNPTDLRRASISILLSMLSLPHHFGNIKSEVLLEGKFSNDDNSVSDKAQTFLSLRLRLVNILIGALQTETDSINTQMILGAMLNIVQDSALLESIGTQTEMGSVEANGTMKSHSRNSSSISTTSGGSSQPTTPDSERPAQALLRDYALHTDTAAGLLVRSIHLVTQRLNKQWRSDMSVSLAALELLAGLAKVRASLETSDKKCAVSSVCGYIVYQCSRPAPLHSRDLHSMIVAAFQCLCTWLTEHPDMLDEKDCLIEVLEIVELGISGSKSKTSEQEVRYKGDKEHNPASMRVKDAAEATLSCIMQVLAAFPSLSGPSSMCSLLNEDTLIRYSRLTSTSRDNFRYFVLDNSVILAMLEQPLGNEQNPCPAVTILIRGVSGRHAWTMQLYHQPRVARANQKQVFVPERRPTPKNDVGIRFNVKHRAFPEEVDKIPFVKADMSIPDLDDIVSKPVSACCSAGSAVTSGVAFRSGANGKRGILEVQHEKLRNVMVKQMEYEAALEQHSEEVWKSKPFPDPQVDCKPPPPSQEFQTARLFLSHFGFLSLEALKESGNSRLPPNLIALDSALPGFFQDMEYLDLLPCRPFDTVFIFYVRAGQKTSQEILRNAESSVNIQPHFLEFLLSLGWPVDVGSHPGWTGNVDTSWSINSCVDGEGQQQEEGFPVDDTSGSMFNGEKKVLYYADALTEIAFVVPTLTDASSDSSENGHTPLETDSQMGLLPGIQSNLTLELFPNHSENLGQPQRMSPTSKTKKIHCGRNIPPLGPETKVLVVWMERYDDIENFPLSDLLSETSTGVESSNSSTSYRPVASEKDVPVVFIHPLKTGLFRIKLHGTTGKFSMVIPLMDGMVVSRRALGFLVRQMVINACRRKRLESDSYNPPHVRRKQKIADIFNKYRSKQLEPEFYTSLFQDVGGRSLNP, encoded by the exons ATGTACTCAGAGTGGAGGTCGTTGCACCTGGCGCTCCAGAGTGACCAGGGGCACCTAAGCGTCCTTCATACGTATCCCCCAACGGTGGGCCGCGAAGTGGCCAATACTGTGGTGCGCCCCCTTGGGGCGACCCTCAGCACCCCTGGATCGGAAAGCATCCTCAAAACCGACAAAGAG GTCAAATGGACAATGGAAGTGCTCTGCTATGGCCTGTCACTACCTCTGGAGGGAGACACCGTCAAGCTGTGTGTGGATGTCTACACAGAGTGGATGATGGCGCTGGTAGACCCTCGGAACTCCATCCCTCAGCCCATCATTAATGAACCCAACCTCTATGTTCAGACCATTCTGAAACACCTCCACAATCTCTTTCTCCCTAG GCAGGAGCCGAGCAGCCCCATTCACTTCCGCCTGTGTCAGCAGGTGCTTTCGGCAGTGCAGATGCTGGCTAAGCAGTCCAGCAGCATGGTCCGGGAGACCTGGGAGGTTCTGCTACTCTTCCTGCTAAGGATCTGTGACACCTTGTTGGCCCCACCCACCGTTGCTG GTGGGATAGCAGAAAACTTAGCGGGGAAGCTAATCGGCGTGCTGTTCGAGGTGTGGTTACTGGCTTCCGCCCGCTGCTTTCCGACACCGCCCTACTGGAAGACGGCCCGTGAGATGCTGGCCAACTGGAGACACCATCCTCCAGTGGTGGAGCAGTGGAACAAGGTCATATGTGCCCTTACCTCCAG GTTGCTCCGGTTCACCTATGGGCCTTCGTTCCCTCCGTTCAAAGTTCCAGAAGACGATGCCAGCAAGATTCCCACCGAGATGGATGACGACTGCGTGGCTCAGACCTGGCTGCGCTTCCTGCACATGCTCAG TAACCCAGTGGACCTGAGCAACCCTGCCATCATCAGCACCACGCCCAAGTTCCAGGAGCAGTTTCTCAACGTCAGTGGGGTCCCCCAGGAGATCGTCCAGCACCCTTGCCTCAAACAGCTGCCACAGATCTTCTTCCGTGCCATGAGGGGAATCAGCTTCCTTGTGGATGCTTTCCTCG GTGTTGCGGCCTCAAAGTCAGAGACCTGTGACCATCTGCCATCTTATG acacCTTGTCATCCTCTCTTTCTCCTTCAGGGGTTACAGTGAGTAGGACCTTTGTACGCACCAGGCTGCCCTCTTTAG GTTTCGTGACATCTAGGAACAATTTTCGAGAGAGGCTACCCTATG GTATCTCTCGGCCGAGATCGGACAGTGCTCCGCCCACACCTGTGAACCGGCTGAGCATGCCGCCGCCCCCCAGTGCCATAAACACCACACCCCCACACAGCCGTCGGCACCGGACCACAATAGTCAATAAGACGACCAGCAAAGCTTCCACG GGAACTACTGCCCACCCGCCCAAAGTGTCTCACCCGACCACCTCCTCGTCCCCTCTGTCCAGTCCCAACCAAACGAACGCAGAGCCTCGCCCTCTGCCGGCCCCCTCCAGACCAAAGGTCAACAGCATCCTCAACCTTTTTGGCCAGTGGCTTTTTGATGCCTCGCTAGTGCACTGTAAACTCCATGATGGCTTCAACAGGGACAACACCATGACTG CCCTGGCCACTCAAGCTGGCTTGGAGTTCCGCAGAAAGGGGTCCCAGATATCCACTGACACCATGGTGTCCAACCCCATGTTCGACACTAATGAGTTCCCCGAAAACTACGAGTCCGGCAGGGCCGAGGCCTGTGGGACGGTGTGTAGGATCTTCTGCAGCAAGCGAACCGGGGAGGAGATATTGCCTGTCTATCTCTCTAG GTTTTATatggttctggtccagggtCTGCAGATCTCAGACTTCATCTGTAGACCTGTGTTGGCCAGCATCATCTTGAACTCCACGTCGCTTTTTTGCTCTGACCTAAAGGGCGTTAACGTCGTGGTTCCCTACTTTATCTCCGCCCTGGAAACCATTCTGCCGGACAG ggAGCTTTCCAAGTTCAAATCCTATGTCAACCCCACCGACCTGAGAAGGGCTTCCATCAGCATCCTGCTTTCAATGCTTTCTCTTCCTCACCACTTTGGGAATATAAAGTCTGAG GTTCTTCTGGAGGGCAAGTTCAGCAACGATGACAACTCGGTATCCGACAAAGCTCAGACCTTCCTGTCCCTGAGGTTGCGGCTGGTGAACATCCTGATCGGGGCCCTGCAGACGGAGACCGACTCCATCAACACGCAGATGATCCTGG GTGCGATGCTGAACATCGTCCAGGATTCTGCCCTCCTGGAGTCGATAGGGACGCAAACTGAAATG GGAAGCGTCGAGGCTAATGGCACAATGAAGAGCCATAGCCGTAACAGCAGCAGTATCAGCACGACCAGCGGGGGCAGCTCGCAGCCCACCACGCCAGACAGCGAGCGGCCTGCTCAGGCCCTCCTCCGGGACTATG CTCTTCATACAGATACAGCCGCCGGCCTCCTGGTCCGCAGTATCCACCTGGTCACCCAGAGACTCAACAAGCAATGGAGGTCCGATATGAGCGTGTCGCTGGCTGCCCTGGAGCTCTTGGCTGGCCTGGCCAAG GTGAGAGCCAGTTTGGAAACGTCGGACAAGAAGTGTGCCGTCAGCTCCGTGTGCGGCTACATCGTGTATCAGTGCAGCCGGCCCGCACCGCTGCACTCGCGGGACCTGCACTCCATGATCGTGGCGGCTTTCCAGTGCCTGTGCACCTGGCTGACAGAGCACCCTGACATGCTGGACGAAAAG GACTGTCTGATAGAGGTGCTGGAGATCGTGGAGCTGGGGATTTCAGGGAGCAAGTCGAAGACCAGCGAGCAGGAGGTGCGCTACAAGGGGGACAAAGAGCACAACCCGGCCTCCATGAGGGTGAAGGACGCTGCGGAGGCCACGCTGTCCTG CATCATGCAGGTGCTGGCCGCCTTCCCCTCCCTTAGTGGCCCCTCGTCCATGTGCAGTCTGCTCAACGAGGACACTTTGATCCGCTACTCCAGGCTCACCTCCACCAGCAGGGACAACTTCCGCTACTTCGTCCTGGACAACTCCGTCATACTGGCCATGCTGGAGCAGCCGCTGGGGAACGAGCAga ACCCCTGTCCTGCTGTTACCATCCTGATCCGAGGCGTGTCAGGCAGACATGCCTGGACCATGCAGCTGTACCACCAGCCCAGAGTAGCGCGTGCCAATCAGAAG CAGGTATTTGTCCCCGAGCGGCGCCCCACCCCTAAGAACGACGTGGGCATCCGCTTCAACGTCAAACACAGAGCCTTCCCAGAGGAAGTCGATAAGATCCCTTTTGTGAAGGCAGACATGAGCATTCCGGACCTGGATGACATCGTAAGCAAGCCGGTGAGCGCTTGCTGTTCAGCCGGTTCGGCCGTTACCAGCGGGGTGGCTTTTCGCTCGGGCGCAAATGGAAAGCGAGGCATT CTGGAGGTGCAGCATGAGAAGCTTAGGAACGTGATGGTCAAGCAGATGGAGTACGAGGCAGCTCTGGAGCAACACAGCGAGGAGGTGTGGAAGAGCAAGCCCTTCCCCGACCCCCAGGTGGACTGCAAGCCCCCGCCGCCCTCGCAGGAGTTCCAGACTGCTcgcctctttctctctcacttCGGTTTCCTGTCCCTAGAAGCACTGAAG GAATCGGGTAATAGCCGCCTCCCACCAAACCTGATTGCTCTGGATTCCGCCCTGCCCGGCTTCTTCCAAGACATGGAGTACCTGGACTTACTTCCCTGTCGGCCGTTTGACACGGTGTTCATTTTTTATGTGAGGGCGGGGCAGAAGACCAGCCAAGAG ATCTTGAGGAACGCGGAATCCTCAGTCAACATCCAGCCACATTTCCTGGAGTTTCTGCTGTCCCTGGGTTGGCCTGTAGATGTGGGTAGTCACCCTGGGTGGACGGGGAATGTGGACACCAGCTGGTCCATCAACTCCTGCGTTGATGGAGAAGGCCAGCAGCAGG AGGAAGGATTCCCGGTAGATGACACCAGTGGATCCATGTTTAATGGCGAGAAGAAAGTCCTGTATTACGCTGATGCTCTGACTGAAATTGCATTTGTGGTTCCGACTTTGACAGATGCCTCCA GTGACTCCTCGGAAAACGGCCACACCCCGTTGGAGACGGACTCGCAGATGGGCCTGCTGCCTGGCATTCAGTCCAACCTGACACTTGAGCTCTTCCCAAACCACTCGGAGAACCTCGGCCAGCCGCAGAGG ATGAGCCCTACTTCGAAGACAAAGAAAATTCACTGTGGGAGGAACATACCTCCTCTGGGCCCGGAGACAAAGGTTCTGGTAGTTTGGATGGAGCGCTACGATGACATTG AAAACTTTCCGCTTTCAGATCTTTTGTCAGAAACCAGTACGGGAGTCGAGTCGTCAAACAGTAGCACATCATACAG GCCAGTTGCTTCAGAAAAAGACGTCCCGGTGGTGTTCATTCACCCCCTGAAGACCGGATTGTTCCGCATCAAGCTGCATGGAACGACGGGCAAGTTCAGCATGGTCATTCCCCTGATGGATGGCATGGTGGTCAGCCGGAGGGCGCTAG GGTTTTTAGTGAGGCAGATGGTCATCAACGCGTGCCGGCGGAAGAGGCTAGAGAGTGACTCGTACAACCCACCACACGTGCGACGGAAACAGAAGATCGCCGACATCTTCAACAAATACCGCAGCAAACAGCTGGAGCCTGAGTTCTATACCTCACTCTTCCAGGATGTAGGAGGGAGGAGCTTGAATCCTTGA
- the LOC125744675 gene encoding ral GTPase-activating protein subunit beta-like isoform X4 — MYSEWRSLHLALQSDQGHLSVLHTYPPTVGREVANTVVRPLGATLSTPGSESILKTDKEVKWTMEVLCYGLSLPLEGDTVKLCVDVYTEWMMALVDPRNSIPQPIINEPNLYVQTILKHLHNLFLPRQEPSSPIHFRLCQQVLSAVQMLAKQSSSMVRETWEVLLLFLLRICDTLLAPPTVAGGIAENLAGKLIGVLFEVWLLASARCFPTPPYWKTAREMLANWRHHPPVVEQWNKVICALTSRLLRFTYGPSFPPFKVPEDDASKIPTEMDDDCVAQTWLRFLHMLSNPVDLSNPAIISTTPKFQEQFLNVSGVPQEIVQHPCLKQLPQIFFRAMRGISFLVDAFLGVAASKSETCDHLPSYDTLSSSLSPSGVTVSRTFVRTRLPSLGFVTSRNNFRERLPYGISRPRSDSAPPTPVNRLSMPPPPSAINTTPPHSRRHRTTIVNKTTSKASTGTTAHPPKVSHPTTSSSPLSSPNQTNAEPRPLPAPSRPKVNSILNLFGQWLFDASLVHCKLHDGFNRDNTMTASFIQILLSYKSSLATQAGLEFRRKGSQISTDTMVSNPMFDTNEFPENYESGRAEACGTVCRIFCSKRTGEEILPVYLSRFYMVLVQGLQISDFICRPVLASIILNSTSLFCSDLKGVNVVVPYFISALETILPDRELSKFKSYVNPTDLRRASISILLSMLSLPHHFGNIKSEVLLEGKFSNDDNSVSDKAQTFLSLRLRLVNILIGALQTETDSINTQMILGAMLNIVQDSALLESIGTQTEMGSVEANGTMKSHSRNSSSISTTSGGSSQPTTPDSERPAQALLRDYDTAAGLLVRSIHLVTQRLNKQWRSDMSVSLAALELLAGLAKVRASLETSDKKCAVSSVCGYIVYQCSRPAPLHSRDLHSMIVAAFQCLCTWLTEHPDMLDEKDCLIEVLEIVELGISGSKSKTSEQEVRYKGDKEHNPASMRVKDAAEATLSCIMQVLAAFPSLSGPSSMCSLLNEDTLIRYSRLTSTSRDNFRYFVLDNSVILAMLEQPLGNEQNPCPAVTILIRGVSGRHAWTMQLYHQPRVARANQKVFVPERRPTPKNDVGIRFNVKHRAFPEEVDKIPFVKADMSIPDLDDIVSKPLEVQHEKLRNVMVKQMEYEAALEQHSEEVWKSKPFPDPQVDCKPPPPSQEFQTARLFLSHFGFLSLEALKESGNSRLPPNLIALDSALPGFFQDMEYLDLLPCRPFDTVFIFYVRAGQKTSQEILRNAESSVNIQPHFLEFLLSLGWPVDVGSHPGWTGNVDTSWSINSCVDGEGQQQEEGFPVDDTSGSMFNGEKKVLYYADALTEIAFVVPTLTDASSDSSENGHTPLETDSQMGLLPGIQSNLTLELFPNHSENLGQPQRMSPTSKTKKIHCGRNIPPLGPETKVLVVWMERYDDIENFPLSDLLSETSTGVESSNSSTSYRPVASEKDVPVVFIHPLKTGLFRIKLHGTTGKFSMVIPLMDGMVVSRRALGFLVRQMVINACRRKRLESDSYNPPHVRRKQKIADIFNKYRSKQLEPEFYTSLFQDVGGRSLNP, encoded by the exons ATGTACTCAGAGTGGAGGTCGTTGCACCTGGCGCTCCAGAGTGACCAGGGGCACCTAAGCGTCCTTCATACGTATCCCCCAACGGTGGGCCGCGAAGTGGCCAATACTGTGGTGCGCCCCCTTGGGGCGACCCTCAGCACCCCTGGATCGGAAAGCATCCTCAAAACCGACAAAGAG GTCAAATGGACAATGGAAGTGCTCTGCTATGGCCTGTCACTACCTCTGGAGGGAGACACCGTCAAGCTGTGTGTGGATGTCTACACAGAGTGGATGATGGCGCTGGTAGACCCTCGGAACTCCATCCCTCAGCCCATCATTAATGAACCCAACCTCTATGTTCAGACCATTCTGAAACACCTCCACAATCTCTTTCTCCCTAG GCAGGAGCCGAGCAGCCCCATTCACTTCCGCCTGTGTCAGCAGGTGCTTTCGGCAGTGCAGATGCTGGCTAAGCAGTCCAGCAGCATGGTCCGGGAGACCTGGGAGGTTCTGCTACTCTTCCTGCTAAGGATCTGTGACACCTTGTTGGCCCCACCCACCGTTGCTG GTGGGATAGCAGAAAACTTAGCGGGGAAGCTAATCGGCGTGCTGTTCGAGGTGTGGTTACTGGCTTCCGCCCGCTGCTTTCCGACACCGCCCTACTGGAAGACGGCCCGTGAGATGCTGGCCAACTGGAGACACCATCCTCCAGTGGTGGAGCAGTGGAACAAGGTCATATGTGCCCTTACCTCCAG GTTGCTCCGGTTCACCTATGGGCCTTCGTTCCCTCCGTTCAAAGTTCCAGAAGACGATGCCAGCAAGATTCCCACCGAGATGGATGACGACTGCGTGGCTCAGACCTGGCTGCGCTTCCTGCACATGCTCAG TAACCCAGTGGACCTGAGCAACCCTGCCATCATCAGCACCACGCCCAAGTTCCAGGAGCAGTTTCTCAACGTCAGTGGGGTCCCCCAGGAGATCGTCCAGCACCCTTGCCTCAAACAGCTGCCACAGATCTTCTTCCGTGCCATGAGGGGAATCAGCTTCCTTGTGGATGCTTTCCTCG GTGTTGCGGCCTCAAAGTCAGAGACCTGTGACCATCTGCCATCTTATG acacCTTGTCATCCTCTCTTTCTCCTTCAGGGGTTACAGTGAGTAGGACCTTTGTACGCACCAGGCTGCCCTCTTTAG GTTTCGTGACATCTAGGAACAATTTTCGAGAGAGGCTACCCTATG GTATCTCTCGGCCGAGATCGGACAGTGCTCCGCCCACACCTGTGAACCGGCTGAGCATGCCGCCGCCCCCCAGTGCCATAAACACCACACCCCCACACAGCCGTCGGCACCGGACCACAATAGTCAATAAGACGACCAGCAAAGCTTCCACG GGAACTACTGCCCACCCGCCCAAAGTGTCTCACCCGACCACCTCCTCGTCCCCTCTGTCCAGTCCCAACCAAACGAACGCAGAGCCTCGCCCTCTGCCGGCCCCCTCCAGACCAAAGGTCAACAGCATCCTCAACCTTTTTGGCCAGTGGCTTTTTGATGCCTCGCTAGTGCACTGTAAACTCCATGATGGCTTCAACAGGGACAACACCATGACTG CATCTTTTATCCAAATTCTTCTTTCTTATAAATCTT CCCTGGCCACTCAAGCTGGCTTGGAGTTCCGCAGAAAGGGGTCCCAGATATCCACTGACACCATGGTGTCCAACCCCATGTTCGACACTAATGAGTTCCCCGAAAACTACGAGTCCGGCAGGGCCGAGGCCTGTGGGACGGTGTGTAGGATCTTCTGCAGCAAGCGAACCGGGGAGGAGATATTGCCTGTCTATCTCTCTAG GTTTTATatggttctggtccagggtCTGCAGATCTCAGACTTCATCTGTAGACCTGTGTTGGCCAGCATCATCTTGAACTCCACGTCGCTTTTTTGCTCTGACCTAAAGGGCGTTAACGTCGTGGTTCCCTACTTTATCTCCGCCCTGGAAACCATTCTGCCGGACAG ggAGCTTTCCAAGTTCAAATCCTATGTCAACCCCACCGACCTGAGAAGGGCTTCCATCAGCATCCTGCTTTCAATGCTTTCTCTTCCTCACCACTTTGGGAATATAAAGTCTGAG GTTCTTCTGGAGGGCAAGTTCAGCAACGATGACAACTCGGTATCCGACAAAGCTCAGACCTTCCTGTCCCTGAGGTTGCGGCTGGTGAACATCCTGATCGGGGCCCTGCAGACGGAGACCGACTCCATCAACACGCAGATGATCCTGG GTGCGATGCTGAACATCGTCCAGGATTCTGCCCTCCTGGAGTCGATAGGGACGCAAACTGAAATG GGAAGCGTCGAGGCTAATGGCACAATGAAGAGCCATAGCCGTAACAGCAGCAGTATCAGCACGACCAGCGGGGGCAGCTCGCAGCCCACCACGCCAGACAGCGAGCGGCCTGCTCAGGCCCTCCTCCGGGACTATG ATACAGCCGCCGGCCTCCTGGTCCGCAGTATCCACCTGGTCACCCAGAGACTCAACAAGCAATGGAGGTCCGATATGAGCGTGTCGCTGGCTGCCCTGGAGCTCTTGGCTGGCCTGGCCAAG GTGAGAGCCAGTTTGGAAACGTCGGACAAGAAGTGTGCCGTCAGCTCCGTGTGCGGCTACATCGTGTATCAGTGCAGCCGGCCCGCACCGCTGCACTCGCGGGACCTGCACTCCATGATCGTGGCGGCTTTCCAGTGCCTGTGCACCTGGCTGACAGAGCACCCTGACATGCTGGACGAAAAG GACTGTCTGATAGAGGTGCTGGAGATCGTGGAGCTGGGGATTTCAGGGAGCAAGTCGAAGACCAGCGAGCAGGAGGTGCGCTACAAGGGGGACAAAGAGCACAACCCGGCCTCCATGAGGGTGAAGGACGCTGCGGAGGCCACGCTGTCCTG CATCATGCAGGTGCTGGCCGCCTTCCCCTCCCTTAGTGGCCCCTCGTCCATGTGCAGTCTGCTCAACGAGGACACTTTGATCCGCTACTCCAGGCTCACCTCCACCAGCAGGGACAACTTCCGCTACTTCGTCCTGGACAACTCCGTCATACTGGCCATGCTGGAGCAGCCGCTGGGGAACGAGCAga ACCCCTGTCCTGCTGTTACCATCCTGATCCGAGGCGTGTCAGGCAGACATGCCTGGACCATGCAGCTGTACCACCAGCCCAGAGTAGCGCGTGCCAATCAGAAG GTATTTGTCCCCGAGCGGCGCCCCACCCCTAAGAACGACGTGGGCATCCGCTTCAACGTCAAACACAGAGCCTTCCCAGAGGAAGTCGATAAGATCCCTTTTGTGAAGGCAGACATGAGCATTCCGGACCTGGATGACATCGTAAGCAAGCCG CTGGAGGTGCAGCATGAGAAGCTTAGGAACGTGATGGTCAAGCAGATGGAGTACGAGGCAGCTCTGGAGCAACACAGCGAGGAGGTGTGGAAGAGCAAGCCCTTCCCCGACCCCCAGGTGGACTGCAAGCCCCCGCCGCCCTCGCAGGAGTTCCAGACTGCTcgcctctttctctctcacttCGGTTTCCTGTCCCTAGAAGCACTGAAG GAATCGGGTAATAGCCGCCTCCCACCAAACCTGATTGCTCTGGATTCCGCCCTGCCCGGCTTCTTCCAAGACATGGAGTACCTGGACTTACTTCCCTGTCGGCCGTTTGACACGGTGTTCATTTTTTATGTGAGGGCGGGGCAGAAGACCAGCCAAGAG ATCTTGAGGAACGCGGAATCCTCAGTCAACATCCAGCCACATTTCCTGGAGTTTCTGCTGTCCCTGGGTTGGCCTGTAGATGTGGGTAGTCACCCTGGGTGGACGGGGAATGTGGACACCAGCTGGTCCATCAACTCCTGCGTTGATGGAGAAGGCCAGCAGCAGG AGGAAGGATTCCCGGTAGATGACACCAGTGGATCCATGTTTAATGGCGAGAAGAAAGTCCTGTATTACGCTGATGCTCTGACTGAAATTGCATTTGTGGTTCCGACTTTGACAGATGCCTCCA GTGACTCCTCGGAAAACGGCCACACCCCGTTGGAGACGGACTCGCAGATGGGCCTGCTGCCTGGCATTCAGTCCAACCTGACACTTGAGCTCTTCCCAAACCACTCGGAGAACCTCGGCCAGCCGCAGAGG ATGAGCCCTACTTCGAAGACAAAGAAAATTCACTGTGGGAGGAACATACCTCCTCTGGGCCCGGAGACAAAGGTTCTGGTAGTTTGGATGGAGCGCTACGATGACATTG AAAACTTTCCGCTTTCAGATCTTTTGTCAGAAACCAGTACGGGAGTCGAGTCGTCAAACAGTAGCACATCATACAG GCCAGTTGCTTCAGAAAAAGACGTCCCGGTGGTGTTCATTCACCCCCTGAAGACCGGATTGTTCCGCATCAAGCTGCATGGAACGACGGGCAAGTTCAGCATGGTCATTCCCCTGATGGATGGCATGGTGGTCAGCCGGAGGGCGCTAG GGTTTTTAGTGAGGCAGATGGTCATCAACGCGTGCCGGCGGAAGAGGCTAGAGAGTGACTCGTACAACCCACCACACGTGCGACGGAAACAGAAGATCGCCGACATCTTCAACAAATACCGCAGCAAACAGCTGGAGCCTGAGTTCTATACCTCACTCTTCCAGGATGTAGGAGGGAGGAGCTTGAATCCTTGA